DNA from Metabacillus flavus:
GCTTGTCCCCGCGCTTAATGGAATATAAATTAGCGGTCAGCAGCTCTCCATAAAGCTGGAATTTTTCTGCATCTTCCGCGTCGTTCAGTGACCGGTGAAGTTTTTTTATTTTTGACTTATTTTTCTTCAGTTCGTTATGAAGAAACCGCTCCAGATCATTACCCTGCTGCTTTACCCGGTCGCGATCCGCTTTTCCGAAGTAGTACCTGTCCAGCAGTTCGCTCAGGGAATCGAAAAATTTTCTTTCTCCTTTTAAATGGGTGAGGTCCGTTAAATAAAAGGCTTCCTTTTCATGCCCTGTAATCATGACCGGATTCAAGTCCCCCTGCTGAAGACGACTCATTGTCTCTATAAATGCTTTTGGAAGGGTTGCACGATTGACCATACCTGAACGTTCAGTAATCTCGCGGGCTAGCAGAGGGGAAATGCCTGCAAAATGCTCTACAAGCTGTTTGTCAAGTTTTCCTCCAAAGAAATCAAGCTTCTTTAAGACCGTTTCCTCGTCCAATCCAAAAGGCTGCGTTTTGTCCTGGCTAGGGGGAAACACATAAGGATGCCCGGGCAATACAGTCCGATAGCTGTTTACTGCAGGAGGAAGATGCTTGATGCTGTCGAGTATAACTTGCCGTTCTGAGTCAACAAGCACCATATTGCTGTGGCGGCCCATAATTTCGACGATCAGTTCCTTATAGGTGATATCCCCCAGTTCACTGCGTCCTTTCACATGAAAAATGATGATCCGCTCCATATCCTTTTGCTCGATGCGTTCGATAACACTGCCTTCCAAATGCTTTCTCAGCAGCATGCAAAACATAGGAGGGGAGGCGGGATTATCATAATTTTCATTGGTTAAGTGGATTCTTGCATAGCTCGGATGTGCTGAGATCAGCAATTTATAATTGGTGCCTCCAGAACGGATCTGAAGAATCAGTTCATTTTTAAAAGGCTGATAAATTTTAGAGATTCTGCCATTCTCAAGCTTTCCCTGAAGCTCTTTTGTCATGGCATATGTAAAAATTCCGTCAAACGACATGTCCTTCACCTGCTCTGTTTCAAAAAGATTTAGAGGATGGTCCTCTATTTGCATTTCCCTGAATACGTTTCTCATTAGTCCGGAATGCCGGTACTAAAGCCGCCGTTTACAGACGTTTCCCTCTATTATAACGTGTAAAGCCACTATCTTTCACTATAAATGACTTTTTTAATGAGCGTGCATCTAGAGACGGATGCTGTACCTTCTTTTTTAAGTCATCTTTCTGTGCTTGTCTGAATAGGATGATGATAGAGAAGGGCTTGACCAATTTGGAGCAAGGGGTGCATATGCAGATCATGAAATGGCATGAGATGGAGATTCACGATGTGGCGGAGTCCGTTAACACCGACCGGGATACAGGCCTTTCGGACAGAGAGGTACATTCCCGCTATGGTAAATTTGGCTATAACGAGCTGCAGGAGGCGGAAAAGACTTCCGCGCTTTTATTATTTTTAGGGCAGTTTAAAGATTTTATGGTACTCGTTTTGCTTGGGGCTACCATCATTTCTGCATTTTTAGGGGAATACATTGATGCTGTTGCGATTGTGGCGATTGTGCTGATGAATGGCATTCTGGGGTTTTTCCAGGAAAGACGGGCTGAAAAATCGCTTGAAGCCCTGAAACAGCTTTCCGCACCTCAGGTCAGCTGTCTTAGGGAAGGTGAGTGGATCAGGATTCCTTCCAGAGAATTAGTGCCAGGGGACATTATTAAATTTACGGCAGGGGACAGAATTGGGGCCGACTTAAGGCTGTTATCCGTAAAAAGTCTGGAAATAGAGGAGTCTGCATTGACGGGAGAATCCGTACCTGTTCAAAAATCTCAGGACCCTTTGAATGTAAAAGAGGCGGGACTTGGTGATTTAACAAACATGGCCTTTATGGGGACGCTTGTTACAAGAGGAAGCGGAATTGGAATGGTGGTAGCAACGGGGATGAAAACGGCGATGGGACAAATCGCTGATTTGCTGCAGTCTGCTGAAGCGATGGATACACCGCTTCAAAAACGTCTTGAACAGCTTGGAAAGATCCTGATTGTGGTTGCTCTCATTTTAACTGCGCTCGTCGTGGGCGTGGGCGTGATCCAGGGTCACAGCTTATATTCAATGTTCCTTGCCGGGGTATCCCTTGCGGTTGCAGCCATACCGGAAGGCTTGCCGGCGATTGTCACCGTTGCGTTATCACTTGGCGTGCAGCGGATGATCAAGCAAAAGTCCATAGTCAGGAAGCTGCCGGCGGTGGAAACGCTTGGGTGTGCTTCGGTCATCTGTTCTGATAAGACCGGGACGATGACTCAAAATAAAATGACCGTAACCGATATATGGTCAGGCGGAAAACAGTGGAAGGTATCGAGAACGGGCTTTGATGTAAATGGGGAATTTACGTATAAGGAAAGAACGGTTGTCCTGAAAGAAGAAAAAGCGCTTCAGCAGATATTAACGTTCGGAATGCTGTGCAATACTGCTGAATTAACCGAAACGGATGCTGAAAAGAGGATTGACGGGGATCCAACAGAAGGCGCTTTGCTAATTGCCGGAATGAAGGCGGGAATGACAAGAGAGGCCCTTAGCAAAAGATTTACGATAATCGAAGAGTTCCCTTTTGATTCTACAAGGAAAATGATGAGTGTCATCGCAGAGGATTCTGCCGGGAAGCGTTTTGTAGTGACAAAGGGTGCACCTGACGTCCTTCTTGGCATTGCAGGTCAGGTTCTTTGGGAAGACAGGCAGCAGTCCATGTCGTCACAATATGAACAGCGTATTAAAGAATCAATTGAAAGCATGGCGTCCAAAGCGCTAAGGACCATTGCCATTGCCTATAAGCCGATCGGCCGGGACGGGGTGTTTAAACAGGAAGATGCAGAAAAGGATCTAGTGTTTGTTGGACTGCAGGGAATGATTGATCCGCCAAGACCTGAGGTCAAGCAGGCTATAAAAGAATGCCGGGCAGCGGGAATTAAAACCATCATGATTACAGGGGACCACGTTATTACTGCAAGGGCTATAGCGAAGCAGCTTGACCTGCTGCCTCACAATGGAAAGGTAATGGACGGCGCGGCACTGAACAAGCTTTCTTCTGATGATTTAGAGAAGGTTGTAGAGGATGTTTATGTTTTTGCAAGGGTTTCACCTGAACATAAGCTTAAGATTGTTAAAGCCTTTCAAAAACGCGGGCATATCGTGGCGATGACGGGAGACGGTGTGAATGATGCCCCCGCAATTAAAGCTGCAGACATCGGCATTTCAATGGGCATTACCGGGACCGATGTTGCGAAGGAAGCGTCATCGCTTGTTCTGGCAGATGACAACTTTGCTACCATTAAATCCGCGATCCGCGAAGGAAGAAACATATATGAGAATATCCGGAAATTCATCCGCTACCTGCTCGCATCCAATGTAGGAGAAATACTGGTTATGCTGTTTGCGATGCTTCTTGCTCTGCCGCTGCCTTTAGTACCTATACAGATCCTTTGGGTGAATCTGGTGACAGATGGACTGCCTGCAATGGCGCTTGGCCTCGATCAGCCTGAAGGAAATCTGATGAACCGCAAACCGCGGCATCCTAAAGAGGGGGTATTTGCAAGAAAGCTCGGCTGGAAGGTTATTTCAAGGGGATTCCTGATTGGAGCAGCAACACTGGCGGCCTTCATGTTTATATACAACCGTGATCCTGAAAATCTTGCATACGCTCAGACTGTTGCGTTTTCAACACTCGTAATGGCTCAGCTCATTCATGTATTCGACTGCCGCAGCGAGAAATCCATTTTTG
Protein-coding regions in this window:
- a CDS encoding Rqc2 family fibronectin-binding protein, with protein sequence MSFDGIFTYAMTKELQGKLENGRISKIYQPFKNELILQIRSGGTNYKLLISAHPSYARIHLTNENYDNPASPPMFCMLLRKHLEGSVIERIEQKDMERIIIFHVKGRSELGDITYKELIVEIMGRHSNMVLVDSERQVILDSIKHLPPAVNSYRTVLPGHPYVFPPSQDKTQPFGLDEETVLKKLDFFGGKLDKQLVEHFAGISPLLAREITERSGMVNRATLPKAFIETMSRLQQGDLNPVMITGHEKEAFYLTDLTHLKGERKFFDSLSELLDRYYFGKADRDRVKQQGNDLERFLHNELKKNKSKIKKLHRSLNDAEDAEKFQLYGELLTANLYSIKRGDKQAEVINYYDENGSTMTIVLSPQKTPSENAQSYFTKYQKAKKSIAHIHEQLRLAGEEIDYLDNLLQQIESASPKDLEEIREELQDGGYMKKKVLKKGKKAKVVLPVLEQYLASDGTVILVGKNNKQNEYLTNRAAARDDTWLHTKDIPGSHVVIKSKNPAEATIMEAANIASYYSKARSSGSVPVDFTLVRHVKKPSGSKPGFVIYDHQQTVFVTPDPDLVKRLKQ
- a CDS encoding cation-translocating P-type ATPase, with protein sequence MKWHEMEIHDVAESVNTDRDTGLSDREVHSRYGKFGYNELQEAEKTSALLLFLGQFKDFMVLVLLGATIISAFLGEYIDAVAIVAIVLMNGILGFFQERRAEKSLEALKQLSAPQVSCLREGEWIRIPSRELVPGDIIKFTAGDRIGADLRLLSVKSLEIEESALTGESVPVQKSQDPLNVKEAGLGDLTNMAFMGTLVTRGSGIGMVVATGMKTAMGQIADLLQSAEAMDTPLQKRLEQLGKILIVVALILTALVVGVGVIQGHSLYSMFLAGVSLAVAAIPEGLPAIVTVALSLGVQRMIKQKSIVRKLPAVETLGCASVICSDKTGTMTQNKMTVTDIWSGGKQWKVSRTGFDVNGEFTYKERTVVLKEEKALQQILTFGMLCNTAELTETDAEKRIDGDPTEGALLIAGMKAGMTREALSKRFTIIEEFPFDSTRKMMSVIAEDSAGKRFVVTKGAPDVLLGIAGQVLWEDRQQSMSSQYEQRIKESIESMASKALRTIAIAYKPIGRDGVFKQEDAEKDLVFVGLQGMIDPPRPEVKQAIKECRAAGIKTIMITGDHVITARAIAKQLDLLPHNGKVMDGAALNKLSSDDLEKVVEDVYVFARVSPEHKLKIVKAFQKRGHIVAMTGDGVNDAPAIKAADIGISMGITGTDVAKEASSLVLADDNFATIKSAIREGRNIYENIRKFIRYLLASNVGEILVMLFAMLLALPLPLVPIQILWVNLVTDGLPAMALGLDQPEGNLMNRKPRHPKEGVFARKLGWKVISRGFLIGAATLAAFMFIYNRDPENLAYAQTVAFSTLVMAQLIHVFDCRSEKSIFDRNPFENLYLIGAVASSILLMLVVIYYPPLQPIFKTVSIIPRDWILILGMASLPTFLLAGSLLTRKS